The Lucilia cuprina isolate Lc7/37 chromosome 5, ASM2204524v1, whole genome shotgun sequence genome includes a window with the following:
- the LOC124420105 gene encoding GATA zinc finger domain-containing protein 10-like: MPPLDHATHILAHQHHCKHHHKHHNNQHHNHHHHQHHHQQQQPHHKTSQQSPQQFQQHLQQQQQDLVKSLQNELQFQYFEKKPPTPQKTSCHSTPQTPKHGGGRKSSESKTPTSTLTKPKKWRRPFSSYHSCDDLDASNNATNLNKSQQQQHSNEKMVVASLKYLCACTGATLRNLSKKTKDLHKNNCYTYNKVSLY, translated from the exons ATGCCTCCTTTGGATCATGCTACTCATATTTTAGCTCATCAGCATCATTGTAAACATCATCATAAACATCATAATAATCAGCATCAtaatcatcaccatcatcaacatcaccatcaacagcagcagccgCATCATAAAACTAGCCAACAGTCACCGCAACAATTTCAGCAACatttacaacagcaacaacaggaTTTAGTAAAATCCCTACAGAATGAAttacaatttcaatattttgagaaaaaaccACCTACACCACAGAAAACCTCTTGCCACTCTACCCCACAAACGCCTAAACATGGCGGTGGACGAAAATCGTCAGAATCGAAAACACCCACCTCTACTTTAACGAAACCTAAAAAATGGCGAAGACCTTTTAGTTCGTATCATTCCTGTGATGATTTAGATGCCTCGAATAATGCcaccaatttaaataaatctcaacagcaacaacactcAAATGAGAAAATGGTGGTGGCcagtttgaaatatttatgtgccTGCACTGGAGCCACTTTGAGGAATTTATCAAAGAAAACCAAAGATTTACATAAGAATAATTGTTATACTTATAATAAG GTTTCTTTATATTAA